The DNA window AGTTGGACGCCGTGGAGCGATACTATCCCTACGGACGCGAGGTGGACACGCGACCGATAGAACGCGCCATCGCCGACAACAACCTCGTACCGACTGGCGGAAGCGACGCTCACGAGGACGTGCTCGGGAAAGCGGGACTTTCGAAGGAAGAGTATCGTCATTTCAGAAGCGCAGTGACGCTCTGACGTCGGTTCGGCGTCCCGGAGCGGTGGGTTCAATTTCGTGGAACCCATAGCCAGTCCCATGCGGTGTCACTACTGTGATCGGGAAGCGACGTTCGAACCCGAGATGGACGGCGTGGTGGTCGGCCTCTGCGACGACCACTTTCGAGAGCAGTTCGAATCGCTCTCGGAGTCGGACGTGATGGAAAACTTGCAGCGAGAACTCGGCGTAGACGGAGTAGACGGAATTGACGGAGTAGACGGGTCGGACGGCGCGGACGAACGTTAGTTTTCGACGCTCGCGGTAAACGAGAGTTCGTCGTATCGATACGAGGAAGCGGTGCCGAGCGACGAGAGCGCGTCGGTAGCCGATTCAGGGGGGATTCGGACGCGAACCGTTCGAATACCGTCCCGAAAGAGATAGGAAAGTCCCGTTCTGAGCGGTGCCGTCAGGTCCGTATCGGCCACCGGCGTCGAACGCGTTCGGGAGGGTTCTTCGACGGACAGAACGAGCGATGCGCCGCCGCCGGTGACGGTGTAGACGGTGAGCGTGTCGTCCTCGTGTTCCGTGCCGAGGACGTCAACGGGTTCGAACGGAACCTCAACGTCGTCGAGGTCGAGGTCGAGAACGTCGTCTTCCTCTCTTCCGATAGTCGGACCCACGGCTACCACCGCCCCACGGAGGTTGGAGGGCTTCGAAGATTCATACAGCTAGTTGTGAGCCGATATATAAATAACCGCGGATAACACAAAAGAGGATTTTCGCTTCCGCTCAGGCGCGGCCAGCGTCCACGTCGATGGCATCGACCGGGCACACGTCCACGCAGAGCATGCAGTCGATGCACTGGGCTTCGTTGGCCGGGTCTGCCTTCTCCTCGCTCTCGGGGTGGCCCGGGGTGTCCACCCATTCGAACACGTCGACCGGGCAGTCTTCGAGGCACGCCCCATCGGCGATACAGAGGTCGAAGTCGACCGCGACGTGGGTGCCGTGGATGCCGAGTTTGTCGGGTTCGTCCACCGGACCCCACACGTCGTGGCCCTCGTGGTCGTCTACTTTCTCGCGGTTTTCGTGAAATTGTGGGTCAATAGCCATCGGTCTCTCACCTATCGGGTAGACGCGAAAGTAGTACTTAAATCCCAGTACATCACTTAAAACTTCGTGCGGACGAGATTTTTTAGGCTGGGCTAAAAACAAGCGGAAGAAGCCCGGAAAACCGGGAGTGGGTTTTTCGCCCGACGGTAGCTTTAAATATCGACGCGAATCGGTGGGAGGTTTTAGGGCGCCTCCTCCGAAGGAACCCTCATGGAGAAAGTCACCATCGACGACGTTGACGGACAGATGAGCGCGGCCGACGTTCGACGCCCGGTTTCGAAGGCGCTCGGCACCGAGGACATGGCCATCAACTACTACGAACTCGCGCCCGGTGACAGTTTCGCGTTCGGCTACCACGCACACGGAGACCAAGAAGAGGTCTTTTACGTCCAATCCGGCACCGTGACGTTCGAGACGGACGACGAGGATGTCGTCGTCTCGGCGGGCGAACTGATTCGGTTCGCGCCCGACGAGTTTCAGCGCGGCGTCAACGAGGGCGAAGAACGCGTCGTCGCCCTCGCACTCGGCGCGCCCCGCGACACCGAGGAGATAGAGATGTACCGCCACTGCGAGGAGTGCGGGGAGCGAACCCGGAACAAAATCGAGATGGCCGACAGCCGAGACGAACTCGTCACCTCCTGTCTGGACTGCGGCGCGGAAACCGGCCGCTTCGACTGAACCGCTTCGACCGAGTGGGTCCCCGTTGGGAACACCGTTTTCCGACCGGCCATCGGACGGGGAGTATGGAGAAAGTCACCATCGACGACGTTGACGGACGCATCAGTTCGGCGGACCTGACCCGACCGGTCGGCGACGCACTCGGCACCGAAGACATGGCCATCAACTACTACGAACTCGCGCCCGGCGACACCTTCTCCCCCGGCCTCCACACCCACTTCGACCAAGAGGAGGTCTTTTACGTCCAATCCGGCACCGCGACGTTCGAGACGAAAAACGGCAGCGTGGTGGTCGAGGCTGGCGAAATCGTCCTGTTCGCGCCGGGCGACTACCAGATGGGCAAAAACGACGGCGACGAGCGTGTCGTCGCCCTCGCACTCGGTGCACCGGGCGAGAGCGAGGACGGCGAACTCCTCAGGGACTGTCCCGAATGCGGCGCGCAGACCCAACACTGGATGCGGATGACGGACGATGGGGACGAAGTGGAAGTGTACTGTCTCACCTGCGATACAGTCACCGGAACGATGGACTGAGGGCGGTTGCGTGACCATCGTGACGGCCATCACGATTATCGACTCGGGGGTCGTTACTCGGTCCGAACTCCCATGAGTCACGAAGACATCCCCGGCTACACCTACGGTGAGGAGTCCGTTCCCGACTCACCCATCGACCGCGAGGATTTCGACCTGCTCAAGGAGACCGTGATGTTCACCGAGGAGGACGAAGAGCACCTTCGACTGGCGGGCGAGGTCCTCGACGGACAAATCGACGACGTACTCGACACGTGGTACGGGTTCGTCGCCGACCACCCCCATCTGATGCAGTATTTCAGCACTCCCGGCGGCGAACCCATCGAGGAGTATCTGGAGCGGGTGCGGGCCCGGTTCGGCCAGTGGATACGGGACACCTGCAACCCGCCCTACGACGACGATTGGCTCCGGTACCAACAGGAGATAGGCCTGCGTCACACCCGCCGAAAGAAGAACCAAACCGACGACGTGAATTCGGTCAACCACATTCCCTTCCGCTACATGTCGGCGTTCATCTACCCCATCACCGCGACGATGCGGCCGTTCCTCGAAAACGGCGACCACGACGAGGAAACCGTCGAAAAGATGCACGACGCGTGGTTCAAGGCGGTCGTCCTGCAGGTGACGCTGTGGAGCAACCCGTACGTCATCGCCGGGGACTACTGAGCGACCACGGACCACCACGCCCGGGAACGGACCGCCCGAACGACCGCACCTACCGTCTCGAAGTTCCACAGGAAACGATGGCCACCGGCCGCTGACGCGCGTTTCCGCGCGAGACACAACCCCCTCGAAACCCCGGCATAACTTTTCCACCGGAAACGGAGGGGTTAGAGAAGGATTCACAAACCGCATCCAGGTGGTCGAACGCCGACCATCGAAAGGGGAACGTTCGGGATAGGGTGCCGAGCGACAGACACACGTCAGACGTGCGGGTTGGTGGCACATCGAGGACCCCACCGTTTCCAGTGGAAGCGTGGCGAGTTCGGGACGAAAGTCGGCGCGAAGAAAGTCGATATGACCGGCCGCGAAAGCGGCGGGTGTGACGGTAACAACCCATCGCCGCCGCTCGAACGGGCCACCGCTTCCGCGATACGGACCTTTTTCGCCATCGCGTCCGTCCTCGACGCCATGACGGAGATTCCATCGCCCGGCTTGGGAACGTCCGGCAACAAAGACCCCGAACAGTGTGCCGAGACGGTTCGGACCGCGCT is part of the Haladaptatus paucihalophilus DX253 genome and encodes:
- a CDS encoding 4Fe-4S dicluster domain-containing protein, translated to MAIDPQFHENREKVDDHEGHDVWGPVDEPDKLGIHGTHVAVDFDLCIADGACLEDCPVDVFEWVDTPGHPESEEKADPANEAQCIDCMLCVDVCPVDAIDVDAGRA
- a CDS encoding cupin domain-containing protein, whose translation is MEKVTIDDVDGQMSAADVRRPVSKALGTEDMAINYYELAPGDSFAFGYHAHGDQEEVFYVQSGTVTFETDDEDVVVSAGELIRFAPDEFQRGVNEGEERVVALALGAPRDTEEIEMYRHCEECGERTRNKIEMADSRDELVTSCLDCGAETGRFD
- a CDS encoding DUF6757 family protein; translated protein: MEPIASPMRCHYCDREATFEPEMDGVVVGLCDDHFREQFESLSESDVMENLQRELGVDGVDGIDGVDGSDGADER
- a CDS encoding protoglobin domain-containing protein, producing the protein MSHEDIPGYTYGEESVPDSPIDREDFDLLKETVMFTEEDEEHLRLAGEVLDGQIDDVLDTWYGFVADHPHLMQYFSTPGGEPIEEYLERVRARFGQWIRDTCNPPYDDDWLRYQQEIGLRHTRRKKNQTDDVNSVNHIPFRYMSAFIYPITATMRPFLENGDHDEETVEKMHDAWFKAVVLQVTLWSNPYVIAGDY
- a CDS encoding cupin domain-containing protein, whose product is MEKVTIDDVDGRISSADLTRPVGDALGTEDMAINYYELAPGDTFSPGLHTHFDQEEVFYVQSGTATFETKNGSVVVEAGEIVLFAPGDYQMGKNDGDERVVALALGAPGESEDGELLRDCPECGAQTQHWMRMTDDGDEVEVYCLTCDTVTGTMD